In Oryzias melastigma strain HK-1 linkage group LG10, ASM292280v2, whole genome shotgun sequence, a single window of DNA contains:
- the dctn4 gene encoding dynactin subunit 4 isoform X2, whose product MASLLQPNRVVYLVRGEKKIRAPLSQLYFCRYCSELRSLECVSHEVDSHYCPSCLENMPSAEAKLKKNRCANCFDCPCCMHTLSTRATNIPAPVPDDPTKTTMKKAYYLACGFCRWTSRDVGMADKSVASGGWQEPENPHAQRINKLIEYYQQLAHREKQERDRKKMARRRQCMPLAFSEKYGLGTRLQRQRPGAPLSNLAGLSLKEGEDQKEISIEPAQALDEVEPLPEDFYTRPVSLPEVTTLRQRLLQPDFQPAGASQLHPRHKHLLMKRSLRCRKCEHNLSKPEFNPTSIKFKIQLVAVSYIPEVRIMSIPNLRYMKESQVLLTLTNPVENVAHVSLAICEDDDPDGINRTAQILVPNTELVLAGKDAAAEYDELAEPQDFQDDPDVVAFRKSNKIGFFIKVIPQKEEDTDVTVAFKMRHDFRNLAAPIRPSEEGGDAPAAEAIWLTHHVELRLGPLAP is encoded by the exons ATGGCGTCCCTTTTGCAACCAAATAGAGTAGTTTATCTTGTTCGCGGGGAGAAAAAGATTAGAGCCCCCTTATCGCAACTTTACTTCTGTCGCTACTGTAGCGAACTGCGGTCTTTGGAATGCGTGTCTCACGAG GTGGACTCGCATTATTGTCCAAGTTGTCTTGAAAACATGCCTTCTGCTGAAGCCAAATTGAAAAAGAACAG ATGTGCGAATTGTTTCGACTGTCCTTGTTGCATGCACACACTGTCAACACGGGCCACTAACATCCCAGCTCCTGTGCCTGACGATCCCACTAAGACAACCATGAAGAAAGCGTATTATTTGGCCTGTGGCTTTTGTCGCTGGACTTCAAGGGATGTGGGAATGGCTGACAAATCAGTCG ctAGTGGTGGATGGCAGGAGCCAGAGAACCCCCACGCTCAGCGG ATCAATAAGCTGATTGAGTATTATCAACAGCTGGCTCATCGAGAGAAGCAGGAGAGAGACAGGAAGAAGATGGCCAGGAGACGACAGTGCATGCCGCTGGCCTTCTCG GAAAAATACGGCCTTGGCACCAGACTGCAGAGGCAGAGGCCCGGAGCTCCCTTATCAAACCTGGCCGGTCTCTC ACTCAAGGAGGGCGAGGACCAGAAGGAGATCAGCATTGAGCCCGCTCAAGCCCTTGATGAAGTGGAGCCGCTGCCTGAGGATTTTTACACCAGACCTGTCAGTTTGCCAGAAG TCACCACGCTGCGACAGAGACTTCTGCAGCCAGACTTCCAGCCTGCGGGAGCGTCTCAGCTCCACCCCAGACACAAACACCTTCTGATGAAGCGCTCGCTGCGCTGCAGG AAATGCGAGCACAACCTGAGCAAGCCAGAGTTTAATCCCACTTCAATCAAGTTCAAAATACAGCTGGTGGCTGT gAGTTACATTCCCGAAGTGAGAATTATGTCCATTCCAAATCTGAGATACATGAAG GAGAGTCAGGTGCTGCTAACTCTGACCAACCCAGTGGAGAACGTCGCCCATGTGTCATTGGCTATTTGTGAGGATGATGATCCTGATGGTATCAACAGAACCGCTCAG atcctgGTACCCAATACTGAGCTGGTTTTAGCAGGAAAGGATGCTGCTGCTGAGTATGACGAATTGGCCGAACCTCAGGACTTTCAGGACGATCCGGA TGTTGTTGCCTTCAGGAAATCCAACAAGATTGGTTTTTTCATCAAAGTGATCCCGCAGAAAGAGGAGGACACGGACGTCACTGTCGCATTTAAGATGCGGCACGACTTCCGCAACCTGGCAGCTCCCATCCGGCCGAGCGAGGAGGGAGGCGACGCCCCCGCCGCCGAAGCCATTTGGCTCACGCACCACGTGGAGCTGAGGCTGGGACCTCTCGCTCCCTGA
- the dctn4 gene encoding dynactin subunit 4 isoform X1, which yields MASLLQPNRVVYLVRGEKKIRAPLSQLYFCRYCSELRSLECVSHEVDSHYCPSCLENMPSAEAKLKKNRCANCFDCPCCMHTLSTRATNIPAPVPDDPTKTTMKKAYYLACGFCRWTSRDVGMADKSVASGGWQEPENPHAQRINKLIEYYQQLAHREKQERDRKKMARRRQCMPLAFSQHTIHVVEKYGLGTRLQRQRPGAPLSNLAGLSLKEGEDQKEISIEPAQALDEVEPLPEDFYTRPVSLPEVTTLRQRLLQPDFQPAGASQLHPRHKHLLMKRSLRCRKCEHNLSKPEFNPTSIKFKIQLVAVSYIPEVRIMSIPNLRYMKESQVLLTLTNPVENVAHVSLAICEDDDPDGINRTAQILVPNTELVLAGKDAAAEYDELAEPQDFQDDPDVVAFRKSNKIGFFIKVIPQKEEDTDVTVAFKMRHDFRNLAAPIRPSEEGGDAPAAEAIWLTHHVELRLGPLAP from the exons ATGGCGTCCCTTTTGCAACCAAATAGAGTAGTTTATCTTGTTCGCGGGGAGAAAAAGATTAGAGCCCCCTTATCGCAACTTTACTTCTGTCGCTACTGTAGCGAACTGCGGTCTTTGGAATGCGTGTCTCACGAG GTGGACTCGCATTATTGTCCAAGTTGTCTTGAAAACATGCCTTCTGCTGAAGCCAAATTGAAAAAGAACAG ATGTGCGAATTGTTTCGACTGTCCTTGTTGCATGCACACACTGTCAACACGGGCCACTAACATCCCAGCTCCTGTGCCTGACGATCCCACTAAGACAACCATGAAGAAAGCGTATTATTTGGCCTGTGGCTTTTGTCGCTGGACTTCAAGGGATGTGGGAATGGCTGACAAATCAGTCG ctAGTGGTGGATGGCAGGAGCCAGAGAACCCCCACGCTCAGCGG ATCAATAAGCTGATTGAGTATTATCAACAGCTGGCTCATCGAGAGAAGCAGGAGAGAGACAGGAAGAAGATGGCCAGGAGACGACAGTGCATGCCGCTGGCCTTCTCG CAACACACTATACATGTGGtg GAAAAATACGGCCTTGGCACCAGACTGCAGAGGCAGAGGCCCGGAGCTCCCTTATCAAACCTGGCCGGTCTCTC ACTCAAGGAGGGCGAGGACCAGAAGGAGATCAGCATTGAGCCCGCTCAAGCCCTTGATGAAGTGGAGCCGCTGCCTGAGGATTTTTACACCAGACCTGTCAGTTTGCCAGAAG TCACCACGCTGCGACAGAGACTTCTGCAGCCAGACTTCCAGCCTGCGGGAGCGTCTCAGCTCCACCCCAGACACAAACACCTTCTGATGAAGCGCTCGCTGCGCTGCAGG AAATGCGAGCACAACCTGAGCAAGCCAGAGTTTAATCCCACTTCAATCAAGTTCAAAATACAGCTGGTGGCTGT gAGTTACATTCCCGAAGTGAGAATTATGTCCATTCCAAATCTGAGATACATGAAG GAGAGTCAGGTGCTGCTAACTCTGACCAACCCAGTGGAGAACGTCGCCCATGTGTCATTGGCTATTTGTGAGGATGATGATCCTGATGGTATCAACAGAACCGCTCAG atcctgGTACCCAATACTGAGCTGGTTTTAGCAGGAAAGGATGCTGCTGCTGAGTATGACGAATTGGCCGAACCTCAGGACTTTCAGGACGATCCGGA TGTTGTTGCCTTCAGGAAATCCAACAAGATTGGTTTTTTCATCAAAGTGATCCCGCAGAAAGAGGAGGACACGGACGTCACTGTCGCATTTAAGATGCGGCACGACTTCCGCAACCTGGCAGCTCCCATCCGGCCGAGCGAGGAGGGAGGCGACGCCCCCGCCGCCGAAGCCATTTGGCTCACGCACCACGTGGAGCTGAGGCTGGGACCTCTCGCTCCCTGA